Proteins encoded in a region of the Perca fluviatilis chromosome 8, GENO_Pfluv_1.0, whole genome shotgun sequence genome:
- the LOC120564474 gene encoding carbohydrate sulfotransferase 8-like codes for MKRPGALYCPLWFLLLLAAGSLLLLVRLQDLTDTPGVNVLVAPRWPVHKDDVEAVSSASLLELQDFKPPVTKRQRKLLLQTPNPSATVERHGKLLLQTPNPSATVERHGKQLLQTPNPSATEERHGKLLLQTPNPSAAVGGDGAEERRRQQLAETQASRRRRLNNVCAVYQPGASEQRVSRHQVSRVYVEDRSRLLYCEVPKAGCSNWKRVLMVLGGSAASTWDIPHDAAHAANRLRRLDGYDAASIAERLRSYTKVLFVREPFERLVSAFRDKFESPNSYYHPVFGRAIIARYRANASLSALRSGAGVSFPEFVRYLLDVQRPVGMDIHWTPVSQLCSPCLLRYSFIGKLESLEADANFLLRSVGAPGNLTFPDFKDRNPRAERTSAAITRAYFSQLSAAERQKVFDFFYMDYLMFQYDKPFSDLT; via the exons ATGAAGCGTCCCGGCGCTCTCTACTGCCCCTTGTGGTTCCTCCTTCTGCTGGCAGCCggatctctgctgctgctggtccgCCTGCAGGATCTCACCGACACCCCAG GTGTGAATGTGCTGGTGGCTCCCAGGTGGCCTGTACATAAG gacGACGTGGAGGCGGTCTCGTCTGCGTCTCTGTTGGAGCTCCAAGACTTCAAGCCGCCGGTCACCAAACGCCAGAGGAAGCTGCTCCTGCAGACCCCCAACCCGTCCGCCACCGTGGAACGCCACGGGAAGCTGCTCCTGCAGACCCCCAACCCATCCGCCACCGTGGAACGCCACGGGAAGCAGCTCCTGCAGACCCCCAACCCGTCCGCCACCGAGGAACGCCACGGGAAGCTGCTCCTGCAGACCCCCAACCCGTCCGCCGCCGTGGGCGGAGATGGAGCGGAGGAACGGCGCCGGCAGCAGCTGGCAGAGACGCAGGCGTCCCGCCGGCGCCGGCTGAACAACGTCTGCGCCGTCTACCAGCCGGGCGCCAGCGAGCAGCGCGTCTCTCGCCATCAG GTGTCCCGGGTCTATGTGGAGGACCGGTCCCGGCTGCTGTACTGCGAGGTCCCTAAAGCCGGCTGCTCTAACTGGAAGCGAGTCCTGATGGTTCTGGGAGGGAGCGCCGCGTCCACGTGGGACATCCCCCATGACGCCGCGCACGCCGCCAACCGTCTGCGGCGGCTGGACGGCTACGACGCGGCCAGCATCGCCGAGCGCCTGCGCTCCTACACCAAG GTGCTGTTCGTGCGGGAGCCCTTCGAGCGCCTGGTGTCGGCGTTCCGGGACAAGTTTGAGAGCCCCAACTCGTACTACCACCCGGTGTTCGGACGCGCCATCATCGCCAG GTACCGGGCCAACGCCTCGCTAAGCGCCCTGCGTAGCGGCGCCGGCGTCTCCTTCCCGGAGTTCGTGCGCTACTTGCTGGACGTGCAGCGGCCGGTGGGGATGGACATCCACTGGACGCCCGTCAGCCAGCTGTGCAGCCCCTGCCTGCTGCGCTACAGCTTCATCGGGAAGCTGGAGAGTCTGGAGGCGGACGCCAACTTCCTGCTACGCAGCGTGGGCGCGCCCGGGAACCTCACCTTCCCCGACTTTAAAGACAGAAACCCGCGAGCGGAGAGGACGTCGGCCGCCATCACGCGGGCGTACTTCTCTCAGCTCAGCGCCGCCGAGAGGCAGAAAGTCTTTGACTTCTTCTACATGGATTACCTGATGTTCCAGTACGACAAACCCTTCTCAGACCTCACCTGA